One part of the Syngnathus acus chromosome 17, fSynAcu1.2, whole genome shotgun sequence genome encodes these proteins:
- the gpsm2 gene encoding G-protein-signaling modulator 2 isoform X3 — translation MWLSRFPAPVRRSYRMEVSCLELALEGERLCKVGDYRAGVSFFEAAIQVGTEDLQVLSAIYSQLGNAYFHLHDYAKALEFHRHDLTLTRTVGDFLGEAKASGNLGNTLKVLGRFDEAMVCCQRHLDIARDVNDKVGQARALYNFGNVYHAKGKSICWSGAEPGDFPEDVMAALRKASEYYEANLGLVQEVGDRAAQGRTYGNLGNTHYLLGNFRNAVASHEQRLLIAKEFGDRSAERRAYCNLGNAYIFLGEFEVAAEHYKRTLQLARQLKDRAVEAQACYSLGNTYTLLQDYERAIDYHLKHLIIAQDLNDRIGEGRACWSLGNAHTALGNHDQAMHFAEKHLEICKETGDRSGELTARMNVTDLQTVLGLSYSTNNSTLSENRDIDYKLQGARPRLSRRHSMENLELMKLTPDKMNGQKWNSDILSKQSKPTFTKSSSKLFFVSRLRGKKFKASGGSGKVLQDASNTLESGHKRSSPDMLGDEGFFDLLTRFQSNRMDDQRCSIREKGSSRLSVNGGPQSPPRIIRKSVSESTNVSGAQGRRLEDTSAAGGSLPGLRLNQNSNQAVLSHLMANVDNAEPDEDFFDMLVKCQGTRLDDQRCAPPPPPARGPTVPDEDFFSLIMRSQAKRMDEQRVTLPSCAAKANHS, via the exons ATGTg GCTTTCTAGGTTTCCTGCCCCCGTGAGAAGGAGCTACAG GATGGAGGTGTCGTGCCTTGAGCTGGCGCTGGAGGGCGAGCGCCTCTGCAAGGTGGGCGACTACCGAGCCGGCGTGTCCTTCTTCGAAGCCGCCATCCAGGTCGGCACGGAGGACCTCCAGGTGCTCAGCGCCATCTACAGCCAGCTGGGCAACGCCTACTTCCACCTGCACGACTACGCCAAGGCGCTGGAGTTCCACCGGCACGACCTGACCTTGACCAG GACCGTCGGGGATTTCCTCGGAGAAGCCAAAGCCAGCGGCAATCTCGGCAACACGTTGAAGGTGTTGGGGAGGTTTGATGAGGCCATGGTGTGCTGTCAGAGGCACTTGGATATTGCCAGGGATGTAAATGACAAG GTGGGTCAGGCGCGAGCTCTGTACAACTTTGGGAACGTCTACCACGCGAAAGGAAAAAGTATTTGCTGGAGCGGAGCAGAGCCTGGAGATTTCCCAGAGGACGTCATGGCGGCCCTGAGGAAGGCTTCGGAATATTACGA GGCAAATTTGGGCCTCGTCCAAGAAGTCGGTGATCGGGCCGCCCAGGGTCGAACCTACGGGAATCTGGGTAACACTCATTACCTGCTCGGGAACTTTCGGAATGCCGTGGCGTCTCACGagcag CGTTTGCTCATAGCGAAGGAATTCGGCGACCGCTCGGCAGAAAGACGAGCTTACTGCAACTTGGGCAACGCTTACATCTTCCTGGGAGAGTTTGAAGTGGCAGCTGAGCATTATAA GAGGACGTTGCAGCTAGCGAGGCAGCTGAAGGATCGTGCGGTGGAAGCTCAGGCGTGCTACAGTCTGGGCAACACGTATACTCTGCTGCAGGACTACGAGAGAGCCATCGATTACCACCTCAAACACCTCATCATAGCCCAGGACCTCAATGACCG GATCGGAGAAGGTCGAGCATGCTGGAGTCTGGGAAACGCCCACACTGCACTTGGGAACCATGACCAGGCCATGCACTTTGCTGAGAAACACCTGGAGATCTGCAAAGAG ACAGGAGACAGGAGCGGCGAGCTGACGGCACGTATGAACGTGACAGATCTGCAGACAGTGTTAGGTCTGAGCTACAGCACCAACAACTCCACCCTGTCTGAAAACAGGGACATCGACTACAAGTTGCAAG GGGCTAGGCCGAGGTTGAGCAGGAGGCACAGCATGGAGAACCTGGAGCTGATGAAGCTCACGCCTGACAAGATGAAC GGTCAGAAGTGGAACAGCGACATCCTGAGCAAACAAAGCAAGCCCACCTTCACCAAAAGCTCCTCCAAGTTGTTCTTCGTCAGCCGTCTACGCGGGAAGAAGTTCAAGGCTAGCGGAGGTTCCGGTAAGGTCCTCCAGGATGCCAGTAACACCCTGGAAAGCGGCCACAAG CGATCCAGTCCTGACATGCTCGGCGACGAAGGCTTCTTCGACCTCCTCACTCGCTTCCAGAGCAACCGCATGGACGACCAGCGCTGCTCCATTCGGGAGAAAGGCAGCAGCAGGTTGTCGGTCAACGGCGGCCCCCAGTCTCCGCCTAGGATCATCAGGAAAT CCGTTTCCGAGTCCACTAACGTGTCTGGTGCTCAAGGCCGGCGGCTAGAGGACACCTCAGCCGCAGGCGGGAGCCTGCCGGGCCTCAGACTCAACCAGAACAGCAACCAGGCCGTGCTCAGCCACCTAATGGCCAACGTGGACAACGCCGAGCCCGACGAAGACTTTTTTGACATGCTCGTCAAGTGCCAG GGGACCCGTTTGGACGACCAGCGCTGTgcacctccccctcctccgGCTCGCGGACCCACGGTACCGGACGAGGACTTCTTCAGCCTCATCATGCGCTCACAAGCCAAGCGAATGGACGAGCAGCGCGTCACATTGCCGTCCTGCGCGGCAAAGGCCAACCACAGCTAA
- the gpsm2 gene encoding G-protein-signaling modulator 2 isoform X1, whose product MKLWLPNSVYPQCVYCSHGCRDYYRKQEKKNTHELFELDRLTLSRFPAPVRRSYRMEVSCLELALEGERLCKVGDYRAGVSFFEAAIQVGTEDLQVLSAIYSQLGNAYFHLHDYAKALEFHRHDLTLTRTVGDFLGEAKASGNLGNTLKVLGRFDEAMVCCQRHLDIARDVNDKVGQARALYNFGNVYHAKGKSICWSGAEPGDFPEDVMAALRKASEYYEANLGLVQEVGDRAAQGRTYGNLGNTHYLLGNFRNAVASHEQRLLIAKEFGDRSAERRAYCNLGNAYIFLGEFEVAAEHYKRTLQLARQLKDRAVEAQACYSLGNTYTLLQDYERAIDYHLKHLIIAQDLNDRIGEGRACWSLGNAHTALGNHDQAMHFAEKHLEICKETGDRSGELTARMNVTDLQTVLGLSYSTNNSTLSENRDIDYKLQGARPRLSRRHSMENLELMKLTPDKMNGQKWNSDILSKQSKPTFTKSSSKLFFVSRLRGKKFKASGGSGKVLQDASNTLESGHKRSSPDMLGDEGFFDLLTRFQSNRMDDQRCSIREKGSSRLSVNGGPQSPPRIIRKSVSESTNVSGAQGRRLEDTSAAGGSLPGLRLNQNSNQAVLSHLMANVDNAEPDEDFFDMLVKCQGTRLDDQRCAPPPPPARGPTVPDEDFFSLIMRSQAKRMDEQRVTLPSCAAKANHS is encoded by the exons atgaaacTATGGCTGCCAAATAGTGTTTATCCACAATGCGTCTATTGCTCGCACGGCTGTAGGGATTATTATCGTaaacaagaaaagaagaatACGCACGAGCTGTTCGAACTGGATCGACTCAC GCTTTCTAGGTTTCCTGCCCCCGTGAGAAGGAGCTACAG GATGGAGGTGTCGTGCCTTGAGCTGGCGCTGGAGGGCGAGCGCCTCTGCAAGGTGGGCGACTACCGAGCCGGCGTGTCCTTCTTCGAAGCCGCCATCCAGGTCGGCACGGAGGACCTCCAGGTGCTCAGCGCCATCTACAGCCAGCTGGGCAACGCCTACTTCCACCTGCACGACTACGCCAAGGCGCTGGAGTTCCACCGGCACGACCTGACCTTGACCAG GACCGTCGGGGATTTCCTCGGAGAAGCCAAAGCCAGCGGCAATCTCGGCAACACGTTGAAGGTGTTGGGGAGGTTTGATGAGGCCATGGTGTGCTGTCAGAGGCACTTGGATATTGCCAGGGATGTAAATGACAAG GTGGGTCAGGCGCGAGCTCTGTACAACTTTGGGAACGTCTACCACGCGAAAGGAAAAAGTATTTGCTGGAGCGGAGCAGAGCCTGGAGATTTCCCAGAGGACGTCATGGCGGCCCTGAGGAAGGCTTCGGAATATTACGA GGCAAATTTGGGCCTCGTCCAAGAAGTCGGTGATCGGGCCGCCCAGGGTCGAACCTACGGGAATCTGGGTAACACTCATTACCTGCTCGGGAACTTTCGGAATGCCGTGGCGTCTCACGagcag CGTTTGCTCATAGCGAAGGAATTCGGCGACCGCTCGGCAGAAAGACGAGCTTACTGCAACTTGGGCAACGCTTACATCTTCCTGGGAGAGTTTGAAGTGGCAGCTGAGCATTATAA GAGGACGTTGCAGCTAGCGAGGCAGCTGAAGGATCGTGCGGTGGAAGCTCAGGCGTGCTACAGTCTGGGCAACACGTATACTCTGCTGCAGGACTACGAGAGAGCCATCGATTACCACCTCAAACACCTCATCATAGCCCAGGACCTCAATGACCG GATCGGAGAAGGTCGAGCATGCTGGAGTCTGGGAAACGCCCACACTGCACTTGGGAACCATGACCAGGCCATGCACTTTGCTGAGAAACACCTGGAGATCTGCAAAGAG ACAGGAGACAGGAGCGGCGAGCTGACGGCACGTATGAACGTGACAGATCTGCAGACAGTGTTAGGTCTGAGCTACAGCACCAACAACTCCACCCTGTCTGAAAACAGGGACATCGACTACAAGTTGCAAG GGGCTAGGCCGAGGTTGAGCAGGAGGCACAGCATGGAGAACCTGGAGCTGATGAAGCTCACGCCTGACAAGATGAAC GGTCAGAAGTGGAACAGCGACATCCTGAGCAAACAAAGCAAGCCCACCTTCACCAAAAGCTCCTCCAAGTTGTTCTTCGTCAGCCGTCTACGCGGGAAGAAGTTCAAGGCTAGCGGAGGTTCCGGTAAGGTCCTCCAGGATGCCAGTAACACCCTGGAAAGCGGCCACAAG CGATCCAGTCCTGACATGCTCGGCGACGAAGGCTTCTTCGACCTCCTCACTCGCTTCCAGAGCAACCGCATGGACGACCAGCGCTGCTCCATTCGGGAGAAAGGCAGCAGCAGGTTGTCGGTCAACGGCGGCCCCCAGTCTCCGCCTAGGATCATCAGGAAAT CCGTTTCCGAGTCCACTAACGTGTCTGGTGCTCAAGGCCGGCGGCTAGAGGACACCTCAGCCGCAGGCGGGAGCCTGCCGGGCCTCAGACTCAACCAGAACAGCAACCAGGCCGTGCTCAGCCACCTAATGGCCAACGTGGACAACGCCGAGCCCGACGAAGACTTTTTTGACATGCTCGTCAAGTGCCAG GGGACCCGTTTGGACGACCAGCGCTGTgcacctccccctcctccgGCTCGCGGACCCACGGTACCGGACGAGGACTTCTTCAGCCTCATCATGCGCTCACAAGCCAAGCGAATGGACGAGCAGCGCGTCACATTGCCGTCCTGCGCGGCAAAGGCCAACCACAGCTAA
- the gpsm2 gene encoding G-protein-signaling modulator 2 isoform X2: protein MDTDGSVISTRAEDQSFHVRYRMEVSCLELALEGERLCKVGDYRAGVSFFEAAIQVGTEDLQVLSAIYSQLGNAYFHLHDYAKALEFHRHDLTLTRTVGDFLGEAKASGNLGNTLKVLGRFDEAMVCCQRHLDIARDVNDKVGQARALYNFGNVYHAKGKSICWSGAEPGDFPEDVMAALRKASEYYEANLGLVQEVGDRAAQGRTYGNLGNTHYLLGNFRNAVASHEQRLLIAKEFGDRSAERRAYCNLGNAYIFLGEFEVAAEHYKRTLQLARQLKDRAVEAQACYSLGNTYTLLQDYERAIDYHLKHLIIAQDLNDRIGEGRACWSLGNAHTALGNHDQAMHFAEKHLEICKETGDRSGELTARMNVTDLQTVLGLSYSTNNSTLSENRDIDYKLQGARPRLSRRHSMENLELMKLTPDKMNGQKWNSDILSKQSKPTFTKSSSKLFFVSRLRGKKFKASGGSGKVLQDASNTLESGHKRSSPDMLGDEGFFDLLTRFQSNRMDDQRCSIREKGSSRLSVNGGPQSPPRIIRKSVSESTNVSGAQGRRLEDTSAAGGSLPGLRLNQNSNQAVLSHLMANVDNAEPDEDFFDMLVKCQGTRLDDQRCAPPPPPARGPTVPDEDFFSLIMRSQAKRMDEQRVTLPSCAAKANHS from the exons ATGGATACAGACGGCTCAGTGATTAGCACAAGAGCTGAGGATCAGTCCTTCCATGTCCGCTACAG GATGGAGGTGTCGTGCCTTGAGCTGGCGCTGGAGGGCGAGCGCCTCTGCAAGGTGGGCGACTACCGAGCCGGCGTGTCCTTCTTCGAAGCCGCCATCCAGGTCGGCACGGAGGACCTCCAGGTGCTCAGCGCCATCTACAGCCAGCTGGGCAACGCCTACTTCCACCTGCACGACTACGCCAAGGCGCTGGAGTTCCACCGGCACGACCTGACCTTGACCAG GACCGTCGGGGATTTCCTCGGAGAAGCCAAAGCCAGCGGCAATCTCGGCAACACGTTGAAGGTGTTGGGGAGGTTTGATGAGGCCATGGTGTGCTGTCAGAGGCACTTGGATATTGCCAGGGATGTAAATGACAAG GTGGGTCAGGCGCGAGCTCTGTACAACTTTGGGAACGTCTACCACGCGAAAGGAAAAAGTATTTGCTGGAGCGGAGCAGAGCCTGGAGATTTCCCAGAGGACGTCATGGCGGCCCTGAGGAAGGCTTCGGAATATTACGA GGCAAATTTGGGCCTCGTCCAAGAAGTCGGTGATCGGGCCGCCCAGGGTCGAACCTACGGGAATCTGGGTAACACTCATTACCTGCTCGGGAACTTTCGGAATGCCGTGGCGTCTCACGagcag CGTTTGCTCATAGCGAAGGAATTCGGCGACCGCTCGGCAGAAAGACGAGCTTACTGCAACTTGGGCAACGCTTACATCTTCCTGGGAGAGTTTGAAGTGGCAGCTGAGCATTATAA GAGGACGTTGCAGCTAGCGAGGCAGCTGAAGGATCGTGCGGTGGAAGCTCAGGCGTGCTACAGTCTGGGCAACACGTATACTCTGCTGCAGGACTACGAGAGAGCCATCGATTACCACCTCAAACACCTCATCATAGCCCAGGACCTCAATGACCG GATCGGAGAAGGTCGAGCATGCTGGAGTCTGGGAAACGCCCACACTGCACTTGGGAACCATGACCAGGCCATGCACTTTGCTGAGAAACACCTGGAGATCTGCAAAGAG ACAGGAGACAGGAGCGGCGAGCTGACGGCACGTATGAACGTGACAGATCTGCAGACAGTGTTAGGTCTGAGCTACAGCACCAACAACTCCACCCTGTCTGAAAACAGGGACATCGACTACAAGTTGCAAG GGGCTAGGCCGAGGTTGAGCAGGAGGCACAGCATGGAGAACCTGGAGCTGATGAAGCTCACGCCTGACAAGATGAAC GGTCAGAAGTGGAACAGCGACATCCTGAGCAAACAAAGCAAGCCCACCTTCACCAAAAGCTCCTCCAAGTTGTTCTTCGTCAGCCGTCTACGCGGGAAGAAGTTCAAGGCTAGCGGAGGTTCCGGTAAGGTCCTCCAGGATGCCAGTAACACCCTGGAAAGCGGCCACAAG CGATCCAGTCCTGACATGCTCGGCGACGAAGGCTTCTTCGACCTCCTCACTCGCTTCCAGAGCAACCGCATGGACGACCAGCGCTGCTCCATTCGGGAGAAAGGCAGCAGCAGGTTGTCGGTCAACGGCGGCCCCCAGTCTCCGCCTAGGATCATCAGGAAAT CCGTTTCCGAGTCCACTAACGTGTCTGGTGCTCAAGGCCGGCGGCTAGAGGACACCTCAGCCGCAGGCGGGAGCCTGCCGGGCCTCAGACTCAACCAGAACAGCAACCAGGCCGTGCTCAGCCACCTAATGGCCAACGTGGACAACGCCGAGCCCGACGAAGACTTTTTTGACATGCTCGTCAAGTGCCAG GGGACCCGTTTGGACGACCAGCGCTGTgcacctccccctcctccgGCTCGCGGACCCACGGTACCGGACGAGGACTTCTTCAGCCTCATCATGCGCTCACAAGCCAAGCGAATGGACGAGCAGCGCGTCACATTGCCGTCCTGCGCGGCAAAGGCCAACCACAGCTAA
- the wdr47a gene encoding WD repeat-containing protein 47, with the protein MPPGKLARLPVVTMTEEETINVKEVEIIKVILDFLHSRKLHISMLALEKESGVINGLYSDDMLFLRQLVLDGQWDEVLQFIQPLECMEKFDKKRFRYIVLKQKFLEALCVNNAMSAEDEPQHLEFTMQEAVKCLHTLEEFCPSKDDYSKLCLLLTLPRLTNHAEFKDWNPSTARVQCFEEACVMVAEFIPADRKLSEAGFKASGDRLFQLLLKGVLYECCVEFCQSKATGEEITESEVLLGVDMLCGNGCDDVDLSLLSWMQNLAHSVFSCAFEQKQLNIHVDRLVKPAKTGYADLLTPLISKLSPYPSSPLRRPQSADTYMSRSLNPALDGLSYGLSNQDKRASGGEVAPGKGVSPMSHSFANFHYPGAGGQNLSRSLVMESSDCHSIFEESPETSRTDTPVDSMMASSAAQNSRPASAPGEDAPSVGSAEQNELLDSAEKYEEYYRQRLRVQQHLEQKQQQRQMYKQMLLEGGVQPEPPPSDLQHSLTEKFLNKSIQKLEELNVGMESLGDEVKSLAQQCNGNAPDSECNNNPPSVSPEHNRSRGGGALSSTPQHVAGGHLVSPPNESPVIQQSGQNHKAGPQGDSPGSLSRSTEGGEKEKRLFVPVHTLEDTQAVRAVSFHPSGALYAVGSNSKTLRVCAYPETLDTSGSSPVKQPVVRFKRNKHHKGSIYCVAWSHCGQLLATGSNDKYVKVLPFSAETCNATGPDLEFSMHDGTIRDLAFMEGPESGGAILISAGAGDCNIYTTDCQRGQGLHALSGHTGHILSLYTWGGWMIASGSQDKTVRFWDLRVPTCVRVVGTAFHGSGSPVASVAVDPSGRLLATGQEDSACMLYDIRGGRIVQVYRPHDSDVRSVRFSPGAHYLLTGSYDTKVLVANLQGDLTKQLPVTLVGEHGDKVIQCRWHTEDLSFLSSSADRTVTLWTHNP; encoded by the exons ATGCCGCCTGGTAAATTAGCCAGATTG CCCGTCGTCACCATGACAGAGGAAGAAACCATAAACGTGAAGGAGGTGGAGATCATCAAGGTGATCTTGGACTTCCTCCACTCCAGGAAGTTGCACATCAGCATGCTGGCTCTGGAAAAGGAGAGCGGTGTCATCAACGGCCTCTACTCTGACGACATGCTTTTTCTCAG GCAACTCGTGCTGGATGGTCAATGGGATGAAGTCCTGCAATTTATTCAGCCTTTGGAGTGTATGGAGAAGTTTGACAAAAAGAG GTTCCGTTACATCGTGCTAAAGCAGAAGTTTCTGGAAGCGCTATGTGTGAATAACGCCATGTCTGCTGAGGATGAGCCACAACAT ttggaGTTCACCATGCAGGAAGCGGTTAAGTGTCTGCACACCCTAGAGGAGTTCTGCCCTTCAAAAGACGACTACAGCAAACTATGTCTACTGCTCACCTTGCCTCGCCTCACAAACCATGCTGAGTTTAAG GACTGGAACCCGAGCACGGCCCGGGTGCAGTGTTTTGAGGAGGCTTGCGTCATGGTGGCCGAGTTCATCCCGGCGGATAGAAAGCTGAGTGAGGCTGGATTCAAAGCCAGCGGGGATCGCCTCTTCCAGCTGCTCCTCAAAGGAGTCCTTTATGAGTGCTGTGTGGAGTTCTGCCAG AGCAAGGCAACAGGCGAAGAGATCACCGAGAGCGAGGTCCTGCTGGGCGTGGACATGCTGTGCGGCAACGGCTGTGACGACGTGGACTTGTCCCTGCTGTCCTGGATGCAGAACCTGGCCCACAGTGTCTTCTCCTGCGCCTTTGAACAGAAGCAGCTCAACATCCACGTGGACCGTCTGGTCAAACCGGCCAAGACCGGCTACGCCGACCTGCTCACGccgctcatcagcaagctgtCTCCGTATCCGTCCTCGCCCCTGCGGCGCCCCCAGTCGGCCGACACCTACATGTCGCGCTCTTTAAATCCGGCTCTAGACGGGTTGTCCTACGGGCTGTCCAACCAGGACAAGCGAGCGAGTGGCGGCGAGGTCGCACCGGGTAAAGGCGTCTCCCCCATGTCTCACTCTTTTGCTAATTTCCACTACCCCGGAGCAGGCGGTCAGAACCTCAGCAGGAGTCTTGTGATGGAGAGCTCTGACTGCCATAGCATTTTTGAGGAATCACCAGAAAC GTCAAGGACCGACACGCCCGTGGACAGCATGATGGCTTCAAGCGCAGCTCAAAACTCGCGTCCCGCCTCGGCTCCTGGAGAGGATGCACCATCGGTTGGCTCTGCTGAACAGAACGAG CTCTTGGACTCCGCCGAGAAGTACGAGGAATATTACCGTCAGCGCCTACGTGTGCAACAGCACCTggagcagaagcagcagcagaggcAGATGTACAAGCAGATGTTATTAGAAGGCGGCGTGCAGCCGGAACCTCCACCCAGTGACTTGCAGCACAGCCTCACGGAGAAGTTTCTCAACAA GTCCATCCAGAAGCTGGAAGAGCTCAATGTGGGAATGGAGAGTTTAGGGGATGAGGTGAAGTCGTTGGCCCAGCAGTGCAACGGCAACGCGCCCGACTCCGAGTGCAACAACAACCCCCCTTCCGTCAGCCCGGAGCACAACAGGAGCCGCGGGGGCGGGGCGCTCAGCAGCACGCCGCAGCACGTTGCGGGTGGCCATCTGGTCTCGCCCCCAAATGAATCCCCCGTCATCCAACAGAG CGGGCAGAATCACAAAGCAGGTCCACAAGGTGATTCACCGGGATCATTATCCCGCAGTACAGAG ggtggcgagaaagaaaaaagactgtTCGTGCCCGTGCATACTCTCGAGGACACTCAGGCTGTCCGTGCCGTTTCCTTCCACCCGTCTGGGGCCCTCTACGCTGTTGGCTCCAACTCCAAAACACTCCGCGTCTGCGCTTATCCGGAAACGCTTGACACCAG TGGCTCAAGTCCAGTGAAGCAGCCGGTGGTCCGTTTCAAGAGAAACAAACACCACAAAGGTTCAATCTACTGCGTGGCTTGGAGCCACTGTGGGCAGCTCCTGGCGACTGGCTCCAATGACAAATATGTCAAAGTTCTACCGTTCAGTGCGGAGACCTGCAACGCCACAG GCCCTGACTTGGAGTTCAGCATGCACGACGGAACCATCAGGGACTTGGCCTTCATGGAGGGCCCAGAAAGCGGAGGGGCCATCTTGATCAGCGCCGGAGCAGGAGACTGCAACATCTACACCACCGACTGCCAGCGAGGGCAAGGCCTGCACGCCCTCAGCGGGCACACGG GTCACATCCTGTCTCTTTACACGTGGGGCGGCTGGATGATCGCTTCCGGCTCCCAAGACAAGACGGTGCGTTTCTGGGACCTTAGGGTGCCCACCTGCGTGCGAGTGGTGGGCACGGCCTTCCACGGCTCAG GCAGCCCCGTGGCCTCGGTAGCGGTGGACCCAAGCGGCCGTCTCCTAGCGACGGGACAGGAGGACAGCGCTTGCATGCTGTATGACATCCGGGGAGGGCGCATCGTGCAGGTGTACCGCCCCCACGACAGCGACGTGCGCTCGGTCCGCTTCTCTCCCGGCGCGCACTACCTGCTCACCGGCTCCTACGACACCAAAGTCTTGGTCGCCAACCTTCAAG GTGACCTGACCAAGCAGCTGCCCGTGACACTGGTGGGGGAGCACGGCGACAAGGTGATCCAATGCCGCTGGCACACCGAGGACCTCTCTTTCCTGTCATCATCCGCCGACCGTACTGTCACGTTGTGGACTCACAACCCTTGA